From one Halanaerobiales bacterium genomic stretch:
- a CDS encoding DUF1847 domain-containing protein — MHSICAKCDKKVCNTDLDDYPEWCPQSKGKWLSKALEEYKKEENKKLYKTAAHIETTGYKEWPRLKEIAEYAISAGFNNIG, encoded by the coding sequence TTGCATTCTATTTGTGCAAAATGTGATAAAAAAGTATGTAACACTGATTTAGATGATTATCCTGAATGGTGTCCTCAGTCTAAGGGGAAATGGTTAAGTAAAGCATTAGAAGAATATAAAAAAGAAGAAAATAAAAAATTATATAAAACTGCTGCTCATATAGAAACTACCGGTTATAAAGAGTGGCCCAGATTAAAAGAAATAGCTGAATATGCAATTTCAGCTGGTTTTAATAATATTGGA